In Mycoplasmopsis californica, one genomic interval encodes:
- the eno gene encoding phosphopyruvate hydratase — MSKIVDIYAREILDSRGNPTIAVEVVTDLGAVGVAMVPSGASTGTREACELRDAAFDEFKDNWYGGKGVMKAVENVNNIIAPEIIGYEVSDQRFIDLKMIELDGTKNKTNLGANAILGVSLAVARAAAQECGLPLYKYIGGANARTLPVPMLNVMNGGAHSSNTVDMQEFMIMPVGAKTFRQALQMANKVFHNLGKLLKKEHGTTVGDEGGYAPNLKSHEEVLDYMVQAIKAAGLVPATHGENAVAIAMDPASSEFYDEKSKKYVFKKLKQAIDEKRPGFEHLKDVKLEYTTEEMVDYYEKLVNTYPIISIEDGLAESDWDGFKLMKQRLGDRLQIVGDDLTVTNQEILREAIKKDVMNSILIKLNQIGSLSETLDTMELAHKAGFTCVVSHRSGETEDTTIADLAVALNTGQIKTGSLSRTDRIAKYNRLLEIEDELGETSRFDGEKTYFNLKRHV; from the coding sequence ATGTCAAAAATTGTAGATATATACGCAAGAGAAATTCTTGACTCAAGAGGGAACCCAACAATTGCCGTTGAAGTTGTAACAGATTTAGGCGCTGTCGGAGTGGCAATGGTACCTTCAGGGGCATCGACAGGAACAAGAGAAGCTTGCGAGCTAAGAGATGCTGCATTTGATGAATTTAAAGATAACTGATATGGTGGCAAAGGTGTTATGAAAGCGGTTGAAAATGTAAATAACATTATTGCACCAGAAATTATTGGTTACGAAGTTAGCGATCAAAGATTCATTGACCTAAAAATGATTGAATTAGATGGCACAAAAAATAAAACAAATTTAGGAGCTAATGCAATTTTAGGTGTTTCATTAGCTGTTGCACGTGCAGCTGCTCAGGAATGTGGCTTGCCATTGTATAAATACATCGGGGGAGCAAACGCTCGTACACTGCCTGTTCCAATGTTAAACGTTATGAATGGTGGAGCACACTCTTCAAACACAGTGGATATGCAAGAATTTATGATTATGCCCGTTGGGGCAAAAACGTTTAGACAAGCGTTGCAAATGGCGAACAAAGTCTTCCATAACTTAGGTAAATTATTAAAAAAAGAACACGGAACTACCGTTGGTGATGAAGGGGGGTATGCTCCTAATCTAAAATCTCACGAAGAAGTTTTAGATTATATGGTGCAAGCAATTAAAGCAGCAGGATTAGTGCCTGCTACACACGGTGAAAATGCGGTTGCAATCGCAATGGACCCTGCTTCGAGTGAATTTTATGATGAAAAATCAAAAAAATATGTATTTAAAAAATTAAAACAAGCTATCGATGAAAAACGCCCTGGTTTTGAGCATTTAAAAGATGTTAAATTAGAATACACAACCGAAGAAATGGTGGATTACTACGAAAAATTAGTAAATACATATCCAATTATTTCAATTGAAGATGGTTTAGCCGAATCTGATTGAGACGGGTTTAAACTAATGAAACAACGTTTAGGTGATAGATTACAAATTGTAGGTGATGACTTGACCGTTACAAATCAAGAAATTCTAAGAGAAGCTATCAAAAAAGATGTTATGAACTCAATTTTGATTAAATTAAATCAAATTGGTTCATTATCTGAGACATTAGATACAATGGAACTTGCTCACAAAGCCGGCTTTACTTGTGTAGTGTCACACCGTTCTGGCGAAACTGAAGATACAACAATCGCTGATTTAGCAGTTGCATTAAATACAGGTCAAATCAAAACAGGTTCTTTATCAAGAACTGATCGTATTGCCAAATATAATCGTTTATTAGAAATTGAAGATGAATTAGGTGAAACATCACGCTTTGATGGCGAAAAAACATACTTCAACCTAAAAAGACACGTTTAG